Genomic DNA from Lentimicrobiaceae bacterium:
GTTGTTTTTTATTTTTGTACCATTGCTCTGTTTCGGTGCTGTGCTTCCAGAATTCCACATTGCTTTGCAGAATATTGCGGGTAAGCTGCAGGATGGGCTCGGTGAAAACGGGTATTTTCACTGCCTTTTTCAGAAAACGGAGAACAAATCTTGAACTTTTAATGAAGCTGTCTATGTTGGCGGAGAAATGTTTCTGCAAAATTTCCAATGTGAGTAAACCTGTTTGTGTAAGCTCTTTCTTTTCAGCGGTAAGCTTGTCAATAAACTCAAACAGGGTGCGGATTGCCAGCACCTGCAAATCTTCGCTGATGCCTTTGGTAAACAGGGTATCGTACACCGAAAGAATTACCAAATAAGCTTTTTCGGCTTCCGGTAGGGTGGTGTAAAACCAAAAGTCGGTGAGCATCATCTCGCGCAATTGTTCCACCACGAACTTCCGGTTGGAGAATGGGTGCTGGAACTCGATAAAGCAGTCGGAAGCACGTTTGCTGATGCCGTAATAATCTTTCGAAAGCTCGATAAACTGCTGATGTTCCGGCGGGATTACAATGTTTTTGTAACGGGTTTCGGCGAGGTTGGCTTCCAGAGCCTGGGACACAAATTTTTCCTTTTTAATCATCTCGGCAGGTTTCATCATTTCTCCAAAAATACACATTTTCGGAGTTTGTTAGATAGACTCATCAATAAATAGAACTATATAACGAAAACTGCTACGAAGATTCCATGAGGAAATATGATACTTTTAGCTATTTAAGGTTCATAAACCTTAACCGTTGATACCTTGATATATTCGGTTTTAATTCCAATGTGGTGCGAATTATTGCATTCGTAATCTGAGTTCGCGATAAAATATGTTTTACATCTGCCTGACAATAACCCGTCAGGGTTTTAATATCCATAGAAAGGATTTTTTATTTTTTGTAAATTCTCCGTTAGGAGATCAAATAATTAATGCCCTACTACGGACAATCTTTTATAAAAAATCAACATTCTATCAGCCCAATCACTTATTTATTGAATCTGATGTTTATATCCGCGAATTCCATAAAAAAGAATGTACAGATAGCAAATAAGGGTAATCAGGAATGAGTGATGAATACCAAAATGATCCGCAAGTACACCCATAAGCAACGGAACAATTGCTCCACCTACAATTGCCATACATAAAATTCCGGATCCCTGGCTGGTATTTTTACCCAAGCCATTAATGGCAAGGGTAAAAATAGTCGGAAACATGATGGAATTGAACAGTCCAACGGCAATAATGGGCCACATGGCAAATTTACCACTTGAAATTACGGTAACGGTAACCAGAATAACCACAATACCTGCCATAATGGAAAGAGTGCGGCTGGGTTTGTTTTTCCCAAAAAAGAAACCTGCAAGATTTATAACTACAAAAACAAGGAACAATGCTGCAAGGGTAGTTTCTTTGGTAAGATACCATGCCAGGAAAAATGCAAACACCATGGTTGCAGCATAAAGCATATACCTGGTACTCTGTTTTTTTATTCCCGTTAAGGAAATTGCGCCCAAAAACCTTCCGATCATTGCTCCGCCCCAATACATCGCCACATATTTTGCGCCTTCCGTTTCAACCAGACCGGCAATATCGGGTTCTTTAAAAAAATTGATAAGAAAACTACCAATGGAAACTTCACCACCAACATACAAAAAAATGGCTATAGCTCCCAAAACCAGGTGTGGATAAGCCCAGGCACTTCCGGCTGCTTTCTCCTGGCTTTCTGCTTTGATATTTGGTAATTTAGCAAAAGCAAATACCATTGCAATCACGAAAAGTGCAAGAGCAATTCCGATGTAAGGTATTTGTACAGTAGCTGCTTTTTCAGCGGCAACGGTATGATTGGAAAGGATAAGCAATCCTCCGAAGACGGGAGCAATGGTTGTTCCCAAAGAGTTGAATGCCTGCGTCATATTTAGTCTTCCCGAAGCGGTTTCCGGTGC
This window encodes:
- a CDS encoding sugar MFS transporter; protein product: MAISTSKNLEQANGTLVQRINYKPALALLTSLFFMWGFITCLNDILIPHLKSLFELNYTRIMLIQFTFFGAYAIMSLPAGWVVGKIGYKSGIVLGLVVTGIGALMFYPASVLISYGVFLTGFFILATGITILQVAANPFVAILGAPETASGRLNMTQAFNSLGTTIAPVFGGLLILSNHTVAAEKAATVQIPYIGIALALFVIAMVFAFAKLPNIKAESQEKAAGSAWAYPHLVLGAIAIFLYVGGEVSIGSFLINFFKEPDIAGLVETEGAKYVAMYWGGAMIGRFLGAISLTGIKKQSTRYMLYAATMVFAFFLAWYLTKETTLAALFLVFVVINLAGFFFGKNKPSRTLSIMAGIVVILVTVTVISSGKFAMWPIIAVGLFNSIMFPTIFTLAINGLGKNTSQGSGILCMAIVGGAIVPLLMGVLADHFGIHHSFLITLICYLYILFYGIRGYKHQIQ